Proteins encoded in a region of the Clostridium butyricum genome:
- the arsA gene encoding arsenical pump-driving ATPase produces MFNKFNIDNINLTKYLFFTGKGGVGKTSTACAVALNLSDSGKNIMLVSTDPASNLQDVFNTNLNNKGTKIKETPNLTVANFEPEQAAKEYRESVIDPYRGKFPESVLKNMEEQLSGSCTIEIAAFNEFAGMITNSDVEDKYDYIIFDTAPTGHTLRMLQLPSAWSSFITESKHGASCLGQLAGLESKKSMYKQAVETLANKDKTTLILVSRPENTPLKEAERASFELSELGIKNQMLIINGVMQEHDDEISNAIYHKQHKALSEIPQGLKNIETFEIPLRPYNITGLENVRALLKEDHVQYSQEVLKVSSIKKLNDIVDDIYDNNKKVIFTMGKGGVGKTTVAAAIAIGLAKKGKKVHLTTTDPAGHLKYVLDESYGITLSNIDEKEELEKYKNEVLNKALKNNMTEEDIEYIEEDLRSPCTQEIAVFRAFADIVKKSDDEIVVIDTAPTGHTLLLLESTENYNREISRSEGDIPQSVIELLPKLKDNSMTEVVIVTLPEATPVYEAVRLKADLDRAQIYNKWWVINSSLYKAGVTNKILKVKALNEVKWINKVNEVSRERFAIIDWNSEEVKGDNLIGLLK; encoded by the coding sequence ATGTTCAATAAATTTAATATAGATAATATTAATTTGACAAAATATTTATTTTTTACAGGAAAAGGTGGTGTTGGCAAAACTTCAACAGCATGTGCAGTAGCATTAAATCTAAGTGATAGTGGAAAGAATATAATGCTTGTAAGTACTGATCCAGCATCTAATTTACAGGATGTATTTAATACTAATTTAAATAATAAAGGTACAAAAATAAAAGAAACACCTAATCTTACAGTAGCAAATTTTGAACCAGAGCAGGCAGCAAAGGAATATAGAGAAAGTGTAATTGATCCTTATAGAGGTAAATTTCCAGAAAGTGTATTGAAAAATATGGAAGAGCAGCTTTCAGGATCATGTACCATAGAAATTGCTGCATTTAATGAATTTGCAGGAATGATAACTAATTCCGACGTGGAAGATAAATATGATTATATTATATTTGATACAGCACCAACAGGCCATACTTTAAGAATGCTTCAGTTACCATCAGCATGGAGCAGTTTTATTACTGAAAGTAAACATGGAGCATCTTGTTTAGGACAGCTTGCTGGGCTTGAAAGTAAAAAGTCAATGTATAAACAAGCTGTTGAGACTCTAGCTAATAAAGATAAAACTACCCTTATTTTGGTATCGCGTCCGGAGAATACACCTTTAAAAGAAGCAGAGAGAGCATCATTTGAGTTAAGTGAATTAGGAATTAAAAACCAAATGCTTATTATTAATGGAGTTATGCAGGAACATGACGATGAGATATCAAATGCAATTTATCATAAACAGCATAAAGCATTAAGTGAAATTCCACAAGGATTAAAGAACATTGAAACATTTGAAATTCCATTAAGACCGTATAATATAACTGGTTTAGAAAATGTCAGGGCATTATTGAAAGAAGATCATGTACAATATTCACAAGAAGTATTAAAGGTATCATCAATAAAGAAACTTAATGATATTGTAGATGATATTTATGATAATAATAAAAAAGTCATATTCACAATGGGAAAAGGTGGAGTAGGTAAAACAACAGTAGCAGCAGCCATTGCAATAGGTTTAGCTAAGAAAGGAAAAAAAGTTCATTTGACTACTACTGATCCTGCAGGACATTTAAAATATGTATTAGATGAAAGTTATGGGATAACATTAAGCAATATAGATGAAAAGGAAGAACTAGAAAAGTACAAAAATGAAGTTTTAAATAAAGCACTGAAGAATAATATGACCGAGGAAGATATTGAATATATAGAAGAAGATTTAAGGTCTCCGTGTACTCAGGAAATAGCAGTATTTAGAGCTTTTGCAGATATTGTTAAAAAGTCAGATGATGAAATTGTAGTAATAGATACAGCACCGACAGGACATACATTATTATTATTAGAATCAACTGAAAATTATAATAGAGAAATTTCAAGAAGTGAAGGAGATATTCCTCAATCAGTTATTGAATTACTTCCAAAATTAAAAGATAATAGTATGACAGAAGTGGTAATTGTAACACTTCCAGAAGCAACACCAGTATATGAAGCAGTAAGGCTTAAAGCGGATTTAGACAGAGCGCAGATTTATAATAAATGGTGGGTGATTAATTCAAGTTTGTATAAAGCTGGTGTTACAAATAAAATATTAAAAGTAAAAGCATTAAATGAAGTAAAGTGGATAAATAAAGTAAATGAAGTATCACGAGAAAGATTTGCAATAATAGATTGGAACTCAGAAGAAGTTAAAGGTGATAATCTCATTGGTTTATTAAAATAA
- a CDS encoding arsenate reductase ArsC yields the protein MKKKVAFICVHNSCRSQMAEALGKIFGGDVFESYSAGTETKPEINQDAVRIIKDLYKVNMNETQKSKLLTDIPKIDIAIKMGCNVVCPYLPAKHTEDWGLDDPTGKSDEEFIKTAKVIEEKIKDLALRIKNNEL from the coding sequence ATGAAGAAAAAAGTAGCATTTATCTGCGTTCATAATTCTTGCAGATCACAAATGGCAGAGGCACTTGGTAAAATTTTTGGAGGAGATGTTTTTGAAAGTTATTCAGCTGGAACTGAAACTAAACCAGAAATTAATCAAGATGCAGTAAGAATAATAAAAGATTTATATAAGGTGAATATGAACGAAACTCAAAAATCAAAATTGCTGACAGATATACCAAAGATAGATATAGCAATAAAAATGGGGTGTAATGTAGTATGTCCATATTTGCCAGCAAAGCATACAGAAGATTGGGGACTTGATGATCCTACAGGAAAAAGTGATGAAGAATTTATAAAAACAGCTAAAGTCATTGAAGAAAAAATTAAAGACCTTGCTTTAAGAATAAAAAATAATGAATTGTAA
- the arsB gene encoding ACR3 family arsenite efflux transporter: MLENKGRGLGIFEKYLTLWVATCIVIGIAVGKYLPIIPDTLNKFEYYNVSIPVAILIWLMIYPMMLKIDFTSIVNATKKPKGLILTCITNWIIKPFTMYAISAFFLFVVFKNLIPSDLARDYLAGAVLLGAAPCTAMVFVWSHLTKGDPAYTLVQVAVNDLIILIAFAPIVAFLLGVSNVKVPIETLILSTVLFVVIPLGLGYLTRCIITKKKGEDYFNNIFLKKFDNITIIGLLLTLIILFSFQGDIILKNPLHILLIAVPLTIQTFFIFTIAYVGAKLLKLPHNIAAPAGMIGASNFFELSVAVAISLFGLESGAATATVVGVLVEVPVMLALVKIANNTRGWFKSN, translated from the coding sequence ATGTTGGAGAATAAAGGAAGAGGATTGGGCATATTTGAAAAATACTTAACATTATGGGTAGCAACATGTATAGTAATAGGAATTGCAGTAGGAAAGTATTTACCTATAATACCTGATACTCTAAATAAGTTTGAATACTATAACGTATCAATACCAGTGGCAATTTTAATTTGGCTTATGATATATCCAATGATGCTTAAGATTGACTTTACAAGTATAGTAAATGCTACTAAAAAACCTAAAGGACTTATATTAACTTGCATAACTAACTGGATTATAAAACCATTTACTATGTATGCAATCAGTGCATTTTTCCTTTTTGTAGTGTTTAAAAATTTAATACCATCAGACCTTGCAAGAGATTATTTAGCAGGAGCAGTGCTTTTAGGTGCAGCACCATGTACTGCAATGGTATTTGTGTGGAGCCATTTAACCAAAGGAGATCCAGCCTATACTTTAGTTCAAGTTGCTGTTAATGATTTGATAATTTTAATAGCTTTTGCACCAATAGTAGCATTTTTACTTGGAGTTTCTAATGTGAAAGTACCAATAGAAACTTTGATTCTTTCAACAGTATTATTTGTGGTTATACCGTTAGGATTAGGTTATTTAACAAGATGCATAATCACAAAGAAAAAAGGCGAAGATTACTTTAATAATATATTCTTAAAAAAATTCGATAATATTACAATAATAGGTTTGCTTTTAACTTTAATAATTCTATTTTCATTCCAAGGAGATATTATTTTAAAAAATCCACTACACATCCTATTAATTGCAGTGCCTCTTACAATCCAAACATTTTTTATATTTACAATAGCTTATGTTGGAGCTAAATTATTAAAGTTACCTCACAATATCGCAGCGCCAGCAGGAATGATTGGAGCTAGCAATTTTTTTGAACTTTCTGTTGCAGTAGCCATATCTTTATTTGGCCTTGAAAGTGGAGCAGCAACAGCTACAGTAGTAGGTGTTCTTGTGGAAGTTCCTGTAATGCTTGCACTTGTTAAGATAGCAAATAATACTAGAGGATGGTTTAAAAGTAATTGA
- a CDS encoding MATE family efflux transporter — translation MKKIDLTKGRVISVIAALALPIMGSSLLQFTYNLIDMIWVGKLGSNAVASIGSSSLYVNIGNAINALVVIGTGIKVAHAIGRKDNDEVNKYINSGIIINLIMGIVFGIVLIFAGKGFIGFLGLNNSEVEKNAYYYLALNAPILFFAFFNMIYTRILGSFGNNKLAFKINGVGVILNIILDPVCIYIFNLGVIGAGISTLIANIIMFILFRIKSNGILNYKFGIGIDYIKIKEICILGFPMAFQRVLFTIINIFLAKIIAIFGSDAIAAQKVGVQIESIAYMVIGGLNGAVASFTGQNFGAKRFDRIKEGYKSSLKVGIAYALAMAGIFFIFNRPIIKLFISDEETIAIAASYLQAVAFSQAFSAVEMISNGFFTGIGKPNIPAAISIIFTSLRIPFALVLIKPFGINGIWISICLSSILKGLSAYLLYKIELRKENFSINYIES, via the coding sequence ATGAAAAAAATAGATTTAACTAAAGGGAGAGTCATTTCAGTTATAGCTGCACTTGCACTTCCAATTATGGGAAGTTCATTACTTCAGTTTACTTATAATTTAATTGATATGATATGGGTAGGAAAGCTTGGGAGTAATGCAGTTGCAAGCATAGGTTCATCAAGTTTATATGTTAATATAGGAAATGCAATAAATGCATTAGTTGTTATTGGAACAGGAATAAAAGTAGCCCATGCAATTGGGAGAAAAGATAATGATGAAGTAAACAAATATATTAATTCTGGAATAATAATTAATCTTATTATGGGAATTGTTTTTGGCATAGTACTAATTTTTGCAGGTAAAGGTTTCATAGGTTTTTTAGGATTAAATAATTCTGAGGTTGAAAAAAATGCATATTATTATTTAGCATTGAATGCACCTATTTTATTTTTTGCTTTTTTCAATATGATATATACAAGAATACTTGGTAGTTTTGGAAATAACAAACTTGCATTTAAAATTAATGGAGTAGGTGTAATTTTAAATATAATTCTTGATCCTGTGTGTATTTACATTTTTAACTTAGGGGTAATAGGAGCTGGAATTAGCACACTTATTGCTAATATAATAATGTTTATTTTATTCAGAATAAAATCAAATGGAATTTTAAATTATAAATTTGGTATAGGAATAGATTATATTAAAATAAAAGAAATTTGTATTTTGGGATTTCCAATGGCGTTTCAAAGAGTATTATTTACAATAATAAATATATTTTTAGCTAAAATAATTGCTATATTCGGTTCAGATGCAATAGCAGCACAAAAAGTAGGAGTTCAGATAGAATCAATAGCATATATGGTTATTGGAGGATTAAATGGAGCCGTTGCAAGCTTTACAGGACAGAATTTTGGAGCCAAGAGATTTGATAGAATAAAAGAAGGATATAAAAGTTCTTTAAAAGTAGGAATAGCATATGCATTGGCTATGGCAGGTATATTTTTTATCTTTAATAGGCCAATAATTAAATTATTTATAAGTGATGAAGAAACCATTGCTATAGCAGCATCATATTTACAAGCAGTAGCTTTTTCTCAAGCATTCAGCGCAGTAGAAATGATATCTAATGGATTTTTCACTGGAATTGGAAAACCTAATATTCCAGCAGCAATAAGTATTATATTTACAAGTTTAAGAATTCCATTTGCACTAGTTTTAATTAAGCCTTTTGGAATAAATGGAATATGGATAAGCATTTGTTTATCAAGTATTCTTAAAGGACTTTCTGCATATTTATTATATAAAATTGAACTTAGGAAAGAAAACTTCTCAATTAATTATATAGAGAGTTGA
- a CDS encoding DNA topoisomerase III → MGKSLILAEKPSVGRDLAKVLKCNVNKGSYIEGNKYIVTWAMGHLVGLMDPEGYDNKYKEWKMETLPMLPKHMKLTVLKKTGKQYNEVKKQLLRNDVNEIIIATDAGREGELVARWIIEKAGVKKPLKRLWISSQTNKAILDGFKNLKDAKEYENLYKAAVCRAEADWLVGLNVTRALTCKHNAQLSAGRVQSPTLAMIVQREEEIRNFKPVDYWCLNAKTDRFMLNWVNEKGNNSTFKEEIADSIVNKCKGQNGEVLEVKKTTKKKYSPALYDLTELQRDANKIWGYSAKQTLNLMQRLYENHKVLTYPRTDSRYVTSDIVATIPERLKAVSFGEYRVAAQQILNTGVKANKNYVDNSKVSDHHAIIPTEEKGSLANLSSDEKHIYDLVVKRFLSVLLPAYEYEQTTVTVNIGKETFSAKGNITKSKGWKILYDNLNDDEDSQELPHLNKGDNIIIKSVNKVKKQTTPPARFNEATLLSAMESPQKYINIEKDAAKTLNETGGLGTVATRADIIEKLFNSFVIEKKGKDIYPTSKGKQLIELVPKDLKSPLLTAKWESQLDQIAKGKRDNLSFIKEMKNYSVALVEDVKCGSSKFTHDNLTGKKCPECGKYMLEVKTKNGVMNVCQDRSCGHRESVSRTTNARCPECKKRLELRGHGDGKIYVCPGTNCNFREKASVFEKRFDKKGKVDKREVNKIMNKMKKEAEQEAMSDNPFAALLGNMKFDDK, encoded by the coding sequence ATGGGGAAGTCATTAATACTTGCAGAAAAGCCTTCAGTAGGCAGAGATTTAGCAAAAGTTTTAAAATGTAATGTAAATAAAGGTTCATATATTGAAGGAAATAAATATATAGTAACTTGGGCAATGGGACATTTAGTTGGGCTTATGGACCCAGAAGGATATGATAATAAATATAAGGAATGGAAAATGGAAACTCTTCCAATGCTTCCAAAACACATGAAGCTTACTGTTTTAAAGAAAACTGGTAAACAATATAATGAAGTAAAAAAACAGTTACTAAGAAATGATGTAAATGAAATTATAATTGCAACAGACGCTGGTAGAGAAGGTGAATTAGTTGCCAGATGGATCATAGAAAAAGCAGGGGTAAAAAAGCCATTAAAGAGATTATGGATTTCATCTCAAACTAATAAGGCAATTTTAGATGGATTTAAAAATTTAAAAGATGCTAAAGAATATGAAAATTTATATAAAGCAGCTGTATGTAGAGCAGAAGCAGACTGGCTTGTTGGACTTAATGTAACTCGTGCATTAACATGTAAACATAATGCACAGCTTAGTGCAGGAAGAGTTCAGTCACCAACTCTTGCAATGATAGTTCAAAGAGAAGAAGAAATTAGAAATTTTAAGCCAGTGGATTACTGGTGCTTAAATGCTAAGACTGATAGATTCATGTTAAACTGGGTAAATGAAAAAGGAAATAATTCAACTTTTAAAGAAGAAATTGCAGACTCTATAGTAAATAAGTGCAAAGGACAAAATGGAGAAGTATTAGAAGTTAAAAAGACAACTAAGAAAAAGTATTCACCAGCACTTTATGATTTAACAGAACTACAAAGAGATGCAAATAAGATTTGGGGATATTCAGCAAAGCAGACATTAAATTTAATGCAGAGACTTTATGAAAATCACAAGGTTTTAACATATCCAAGAACTGATTCTAGATATGTAACTTCAGATATAGTAGCAACTATTCCTGAAAGATTAAAAGCTGTATCCTTTGGAGAATATAGAGTAGCAGCACAACAGATTTTAAATACAGGGGTTAAGGCTAACAAGAATTATGTTGATAATTCAAAGGTTTCTGACCATCACGCTATTATACCTACAGAAGAAAAAGGAAGCCTTGCTAATTTAAGCAGTGATGAGAAGCATATTTATGATCTTGTTGTTAAGAGGTTTTTAAGTGTATTACTTCCTGCTTACGAATATGAGCAGACTACAGTAACAGTAAATATAGGAAAAGAAACATTTTCAGCTAAGGGTAATATAACAAAAAGCAAAGGCTGGAAGATTCTTTATGATAATTTAAATGATGATGAAGATTCGCAAGAATTACCACATTTAAATAAAGGTGATAATATAATTATAAAATCAGTAAACAAGGTGAAAAAACAAACAACACCACCTGCAAGGTTCAATGAAGCAACACTTCTATCAGCTATGGAAAGCCCACAGAAGTACATAAATATAGAAAAAGATGCTGCTAAAACTTTAAATGAAACAGGCGGACTTGGAACAGTTGCAACAAGAGCAGATATAATTGAAAAATTATTCAACTCTTTTGTTATTGAGAAAAAAGGAAAAGATATTTATCCTACATCAAAAGGAAAACAGTTAATAGAACTTGTACCTAAGGATTTAAAGTCACCACTTTTAACAGCTAAATGGGAAAGCCAGTTAGATCAGATAGCTAAAGGAAAGAGAGATAATTTATCATTTATAAAAGAAATGAAAAATTATTCTGTAGCATTAGTTGAAGATGTTAAGTGTGGAAGCAGTAAATTTACTCACGATAATTTAACTGGAAAGAAATGTCCAGAGTGTGGAAAATACATGCTTGAAGTAAAAACTAAGAATGGTGTCATGAATGTATGTCAAGATAGATCTTGTGGACATAGAGAAAGTGTATCAAGAACTACAAATGCAAGATGTCCAGAATGTAAGAAGAGGCTTGAACTTAGAGGACATGGTGATGGAAAGATATATGTATGTCCAGGAACAAACTGTAACTTCAGAGAAAAAGCTTCTGTATTTGAAAAGAGATTTGATAAAAAGGGCAAAGTAGATAAAAGAGAAGTAAATAAGATAATGAACAAGATGAAAAAAGAAGCAGAGCAGGAAGCTATGAGTGATAATCCATTTGCAGCTTTACTTGGAAACATGAAATTTGATGATAAATAA
- a CDS encoding HAD family hydrolase: MKKAVFFDIDGTLLDTSKGVSKITSPVKDAIRELQNNDILVFVSSGRPYAFLNEDILTFGFDGYILMNGSLILLNDNKSNNLKPFYKNNIQKEHLKELICKFENYNMEYILEDEKYSYLKNDFKSQKAFYESIDISMKYIKHEYDIENINACKIEMHCLDEEAYNFCKTLEDDNFRYTYFDDFKLFELYSRKDTKASGIMRILDHFNIDINSSFAFGDSHNDIEMLNAVGCGIVMGNALDEIKDHGDKITKSVSEDGVAYGINNYILNK; this comes from the coding sequence ATGAAAAAAGCAGTATTTTTTGATATTGATGGTACACTTCTAGATACTTCTAAAGGGGTGAGTAAAATAACTTCACCTGTAAAAGATGCTATACGTGAACTTCAAAATAACGATATTTTAGTCTTTGTATCAAGTGGACGACCTTATGCATTTTTAAATGAAGATATCCTGACTTTTGGATTTGATGGATACATATTGATGAATGGATCTCTAATTTTATTAAATGATAATAAATCTAATAATTTAAAGCCTTTTTATAAAAATAATATCCAAAAAGAACATTTAAAAGAACTCATTTGTAAATTTGAAAATTATAATATGGAATATATTCTTGAGGATGAAAAATACTCTTATCTTAAAAATGATTTTAAATCTCAGAAAGCTTTTTATGAAAGCATTGACATATCCATGAAATATATAAAACATGAATATGATATTGAAAATATAAATGCCTGCAAAATTGAAATGCACTGTCTAGATGAAGAAGCTTACAATTTCTGCAAAACACTGGAGGATGATAATTTTAGATATACATATTTTGATGATTTTAAACTATTTGAATTATATTCAAGAAAAGATACAAAAGCATCTGGAATAATGAGAATACTTGATCATTTTAACATTGATATAAACTCAAGCTTTGCTTTTGGAGATAGTCATAATGATATTGAAATGCTTAATGCTGTAGGTTGTGGAATTGTAATGGGAAATGCTTTAGATGAAATAAAAGACCATGGAGATAAAATTACCAAGTCTGTTTCTGAAGACGGGGTTGCTTATGGAATTAATAATTATATTTTAAATAAATAA
- a CDS encoding DeoR/GlpR family DNA-binding transcription regulator, which yields MFIEERHKCILESLEQDGKIFVKDLSERFNVSESMIRKDLQALEKQNMLKRTYGGAIQITRQIVNEVSYLKRIHTDINLKEKVALKAYEMINDNDTIFLDASSISYCIAKLIASSNKKVTIITNMIVLSSIVECTDNINVIYIGGNYNSIVGGTIGSHAINSIKNYHCNKAFIGCGGVNAQNGNLSTSIGEDANTKRVIMDISKESYLLVLNQRFNIDAVYNFGKLSEVDSVITEDMPESSIMNELKKYNVNII from the coding sequence ATGTTTATTGAAGAAAGACATAAATGTATTTTAGAATCATTAGAACAAGATGGAAAGATATTTGTAAAAGATTTAAGTGAAAGATTTAATGTTAGCGAAAGCATGATAAGAAAAGATCTTCAAGCATTGGAAAAACAGAATATGCTTAAGAGAACTTATGGTGGAGCAATACAAATAACAAGACAGATTGTTAATGAAGTGAGTTATTTAAAGAGAATCCACACAGATATTAATTTGAAAGAAAAAGTAGCGTTAAAAGCTTATGAAATGATAAATGATAATGATACTATATTTCTTGATGCATCAAGCATATCTTACTGCATAGCAAAGTTAATTGCATCGAGCAATAAAAAAGTTACAATAATCACAAATATGATAGTACTTTCATCAATAGTTGAATGTACTGATAATATAAATGTTATCTATATTGGTGGAAATTATAATTCTATAGTAGGAGGAACAATAGGCTCTCATGCTATAAATTCAATAAAAAATTATCACTGTAATAAGGCTTTTATTGGATGTGGAGGCGTAAATGCTCAAAATGGAAACTTAAGTACATCTATTGGTGAAGATGCAAATACCAAAAGGGTTATTATGGATATTTCAAAAGAATCTTATCTTTTAGTATTAAATCAGAGATTTAATATTGATGCAGTATATAATTTTGGAAAACTTTCAGAAGTTGATTCAGTAATAACAGAAGATATGCCAGAGAGTAGTATTATGAATGAGCTTAAAAAATATAATGTAAATATTATTTAA
- a CDS encoding rhodanese-like domain-containing protein, producing the protein MFGLFKRDIGKVINVNDIDNLLGKIELIDIRENYEYKGGSIKSAKNIPMGNLLDNPEKYLNKNKEYYIICQSGGRSARACSFLKKQGYDVINVSGGVGSYAGSQRK; encoded by the coding sequence ATGTTTGGACTTTTTAAAAGAGATATAGGAAAAGTGATTAATGTAAATGATATCGATAATTTACTTGGAAAGATTGAACTTATTGATATAAGGGAGAATTATGAATATAAAGGTGGAAGTATTAAATCGGCAAAGAATATTCCAATGGGAAATCTTTTAGATAATCCTGAAAAATATTTAAATAAGAATAAAGAATATTATATTATCTGCCAGTCTGGTGGGAGAAGTGCAAGAGCTTGTTCATTCCTTAAAAAGCAAGGGTATGATGTTATAAATGTATCAGGCGGAGTTGGATCATACGCAGGTTCGCAAAGAAAATAA
- a CDS encoding FAD-dependent oxidoreductase, which produces MKKKILIIGGVAGGASAAARLRRNSEEDEIIMFEKGPHVSFSNCALPYHLSGVIKTPDRLVLMSPEKFKKQFNIDARTNSEVISIDRKNKTVEIRKIDNDEIYKESYDKLILSPGAHPIVPKFEGSDEVSLFTIRNVVDIDKINQYLKNNNIKDVAVIGGGFIGVEAAENLQDGGYNVSLVEAGNQILRPFDYDMVQILHKEIYDKGIDLILEDKVEKFEKDTVVLSSGRKVRAQAVIMAIGVAPETKLAEDSDIELGETRAIKVDSNYKTNDEDIYAVGDAIEVYNSLTHSYTKLSLAGPAQKQARNVADHINNKSTLNRGYIGSSAIKVFDYNGASTGLNESLIKALNMNIQYDVVRLILSDKVGIMPDSSPIHFKMLYEVPTGKILGAQAIGKGDVTKRIDIIATAIKFGGNVEDLKDLELCYAPPFSTAKDVVNYAGYVSCNLLNGDFRQVNVDKVRELVENNAYIIDVREKNEYDNGHIINAVNIPLSELRDRISEIPKDIPVYLHCRTGQRSYNAAKALGNLGFQNIYNITGSFLGLSFYEYYNDKRTGRESIVTEYNFR; this is translated from the coding sequence ATGAAGAAGAAAATACTTATAATAGGTGGAGTCGCAGGAGGAGCATCAGCAGCTGCAAGACTTAGAAGAAACAGCGAAGAAGATGAAATTATAATGTTTGAAAAGGGGCCTCATGTATCATTTTCAAACTGTGCACTGCCATACCATTTAAGTGGTGTAATTAAGACACCTGACAGACTAGTACTTATGAGTCCTGAAAAATTTAAGAAACAGTTTAACATTGATGCAAGAACAAATAGCGAAGTAATTTCAATAGATAGAAAAAATAAGACTGTAGAAATAAGAAAGATTGATAATGATGAAATATACAAGGAAAGTTATGATAAGTTAATATTATCACCAGGTGCTCATCCTATAGTTCCTAAATTTGAAGGAAGTGATGAAGTTAGCTTGTTTACCATAAGAAATGTTGTTGATATAGATAAAATCAACCAGTATTTAAAAAATAATAATATTAAAGATGTAGCAGTTATCGGTGGTGGATTTATTGGAGTAGAAGCGGCAGAAAATTTACAAGATGGTGGTTATAATGTATCACTTGTAGAAGCTGGAAATCAGATATTAAGACCTTTTGATTATGATATGGTACAGATACTTCATAAAGAGATTTATGATAAAGGAATAGATTTAATATTAGAAGACAAGGTTGAAAAATTTGAAAAAGATACGGTTGTGTTATCATCTGGAAGAAAAGTTAGAGCACAAGCAGTAATAATGGCAATAGGTGTAGCACCAGAAACAAAACTTGCTGAAGATTCAGATATTGAGCTAGGTGAAACAAGAGCAATAAAAGTAGATAGTAATTATAAAACAAATGATGAAGATATATATGCTGTTGGAGATGCCATAGAAGTATATAATTCCCTTACTCATTCTTATACAAAGCTATCACTTGCAGGTCCAGCCCAGAAGCAGGCAAGAAATGTTGCAGATCACATTAATAATAAGAGTACTTTGAATAGAGGATACATAGGCTCGTCTGCAATAAAGGTTTTTGATTATAATGGAGCATCAACTGGATTAAATGAAAGTCTTATAAAAGCTTTGAATATGAATATACAATATGATGTTGTAAGATTAATACTTAGTGATAAGGTTGGAATAATGCCTGACTCATCACCAATACACTTTAAGATGCTTTATGAAGTACCAACAGGTAAAATTTTAGGTGCACAAGCCATTGGAAAAGGTGATGTTACAAAGAGAATTGATATAATTGCTACAGCTATAAAATTTGGTGGAAATGTTGAAGATTTAAAAGATTTAGAACTTTGCTATGCACCGCCATTTTCAACTGCTAAGGATGTTGTGAATTATGCTGGATATGTTTCATGTAATTTATTAAATGGTGACTTTAGACAGGTAAATGTTGATAAAGTACGTGAACTTGTTGAAAATAACGCATATATAATTGATGTACGTGAAAAGAATGAATATGACAATGGACATATTATAAATGCAGTGAATATCCCTTTAAGTGAACTAAGAGACAGAATAAGTGAGATACCAAAAGATATTCCAGTATACTTACATTGTAGAACAGGGCAGAGAAGCTATAATGCAGCAAAAGCACTTGGGAATTTAGGATTTCAGAATATTTATAATATTACAGGAAGTTTCTTAGGACTATCTTTTTACGAATATTATAATGATAAAAGAACAGGAAGAGAAAGCATAGTTACAGAATATAACTTTAGATAA